The Syntrophobotulus glycolicus DSM 8271 DNA window CGCTGGCCATCAGTCTTTCCATTTCAATGGCTCATTCGGGCTGGAAGGTACTTCTTGTTGATGCAGATATGCGTAAACCACCTGCGGCCAAGAGGCTGAATCAAGAATTTCAATTGGGTTTGTCCGATTACCTGACAGGAAAAATAGAATTCAGCGAGGCGCTTAGCGAAACGAATATTACAAATCTCACTTATCTGTCTTGTGGTTTGGAGCAAAGCAATCCGGTTGAATTATTATGTTCTTCTCGTTTTCAGGAACTGATAGAACAAGCGCAAAGCGATTATGACTTTGTGCTTTTTGACACTCCGGCTCTTGAAAGTGTCGTCGATGGAGCTATCGTCGCTTCGAAGGTTGATGCGTCTTTAATGGTGGTAGAAATGGGCTCGACAAAAATGAAAAGTGTAACTCGTGCCAAAGAACAGCTGGAAAGTATAAATGCGGTTATTTTAGGTGTGGTATTAAATAAAGTGAAAAAACATGATTATAAAAGATATTATGGTTCCTACAATTATTTTTTAAACACCAAGCGATCTTTCATAAAACGCCGTAAGAAAAAGTATGTGCCATTAGATAGTGGGACAACGGAGCATGTATTAAAAGCTTAATCGCGGCTGGGAAAATTCAATTATGAGTCAGTCGTGCCGAGGATTCATGAAGTCGCCTTATTATCGGCTGAGGCGACCTCGTTTTTTTATTGAGGTAACGATGGGAAAACTAATAAAAAGGAATTTCTTAAATAAGAGAATGATTTTGATTGTTGTTTTATTTTCCTTATTGATTTCACTGGTTGTTGTCTCATGGGAATTAAGTGCTGAAAATGGAGAACAGTCCAATCAAGTCAGTCAGCAAATTGCTGAGAAAGTAGAAAATTGCCTGGGAAAGCATTTTCCAATAGATCCAAGCGATACTTTTTGGAGAGTAACCTTTAATCTGGTATTACGCAAAGCTGCTCATTTTGTAGAATATTTTGCTATTGGCACAGTGATGTGCGCGATGTTGAATGTCATAAGCCGGAAAGTTTTTCCGGCTGCTTCAATATCGGTTTTGCTTTGCCTGATGATGGCCCTTACGGATGAGTACCACCAAATGTTTACAATGCGCAAACCGAGGTTATTCGATGTATATATTGATGCAACGGGAGCATTGGCGGGTGTACTAATTGTCAGCATCTTTTTTGGGGTATTCAATTATATCAGTCATTTAAAAAACCGCATAAAAGAGTATGAGGAAAAAGAGATCTGAGCGGGGTGCCAATAGGTAAAAATAATGGTCCTTCTAAATAATTATTTGGGAAAGCAGGCAGAACCACAAAAAGTTGGAAAAGCGCGGTGAAAATCATGAGTGTAATATGGGGACTCTACCAAAAAAAAGGCAATGGAATTGAAAAAGAAAAGTATGCGAAAATGATTGCGCCGTTAACATCCATACAGTTTGACCGGCTGGATGCTTTTAATTGTAAGGATGTTTATTTTGGATGCGGGCACCAGTATATTACCCCTGAGTCGGTGTATGAGATTCTTCCCCGCAGTGAAGAGAAAACAGGGCTTTGTATTACAGCTGATGCCATTATTGATAATCGCCGGGAGTTATTTGAGACACTTGCCGTTGATAAGGAGTTGCAGGAGATAATAACTGACAGTGAACTGATTCTTCTTGCCTATCGGAAATGGGGACAAGACTGCCCCAAGTATTTAGTGGGAGACTTTGCCTTTGTCATAAAGGATGATCATAAAAACGAGATTTTTTGTGCCAGAGACCACGTGGGAAAACGAACGCTGTATTATGATGACTCGGAAAATGTCTTTGCCTTTTCCACCCTGATGAAGCCCTTGCTTGCCAGACAAGACCATATGGCGTTAAATGAGAGGTGGATCGCTGACTTTCTCGCCATAGAAACGACTATACACGAAACTGAATGCGGCGAAACGGTCTATCAGGGAATCAATCAACTGCCGCCGGCATTTTGGATGCGCGTCGGAAACGGTGGCACTGTAAAAAAGCAATATTGGGATCCGCTGAGGGAAGTAAAACCGTTGATTCTCAAAACAGATGAGGAATATGAGGAGGCCTTTAGAAAAGTATTTGATGAGGCTGTAGCCTGCCGGTTGCGCAGTACCGGCGAGGTCGGGATCAAAATGAGCGGTGGTATTGACTCCGGATCAATCGGTTGTATCGCGGCGGCACAGCTAGCAAAAAAAAATAAAAAGCTGTATTCTTTCAGTTCCATTCCGATGGAAGGATTTAAAGAACAGCCTAAGAAAAACCATATCGTTGACGAGAGTGAGAACATTCAGGCGATCATTGATTTTGCGGGGAATATTGAAGGAGAGCTGCTGCGGAGCGAGGGGAAGCATGCGCTGACAGATGCGGATAAAGTTGTGGACATGTTGGAGCAGCCGTATAAAATCTTTCGCAATATGTACTGGCAGCTCCATGTGACGGAACGGGCCGCTCAAAAAGGCTGCAAGGTGCTTTTATCCGGTTCATACGGAAATTTTACGATTTCTTATGGGGATTTTAATACGAATACCAAAACCTTGTTTAAAAAGGGGAAACTCATTACCCTGTATAAGGAAATTTCTGTTTTAAGCAAATCAGCCGGAGTCTCTGCCAGAACAATTGCTAAAGGAGTATTTACTTATATAGTGCCATATCAATTAAAAGATTTTCTAAGGTTACTGCGTTTAAGGGAATGGGACCGATTTTCTCTAACGGTTGTAAACCCTCAACTGATAAAAAAATGGAATGTAGAAAGCCGATTTAAGCTTCTGGGCTTAAATCCGCGTACTTATCGCACCGATGACTATGAAGCATTTAAAAAACAGAGAGTAAACTGGATATTTTTTTCACATGTTGGGGCGGTGGAAGTTAAACAAGCCGTCTATTCTGGTGTTATTCTTCGGGATCCTTCAAGAGATAAACGTCTGATTGAATTTTGTCTGAGTTTACCTGCCGAACAGTTTGTTAGAAACGGCGAAGACAGGTTTTTGATACGGCGGGCAATGAAGGGGAGAATGCCGGATAAAATATTGTTTGGGCACGCTATTGGCGTGCAATGCGCGGATTGGCTCCAGAGAATAAAGCCCTATTGGGAAAAGATCTTCACTGAGCTTGATCATATCGTAAAAGACCAGACAATAAATAATTATATCGATATAGAGAAGGTCAACAGAGAGCTGATTTTGGCAAGAGAGAATGAGGCACATATTAATGGGGATTCCGTCAATAAATTATTAACGACCATTGTATTTTCCAGATTTATTTCCTGGTATACAAAATATTCCCCAAACAATTAAGTTTGGGGAATAAAGATCAAGAACTAAAATGATAAATAGCACCTAAAGTCATTAGGAGAAAGAATAGTAAGTATGACCGTTATAAGGGAAGCTGTCATCAATATTACCATTAGGTTCGGTGCCAAGCATTGTTTTGTCAAGACTTAAAGATGTAATGGTTGGATTATTCCATTCTTTTTTCATTATTTCCTCTCCTTTCCTTTTATATAAATTAAAAAATTATGTCAATATTCAGGCTAAACGTTGATCTTAAAGCATATCTTA harbors:
- a CDS encoding asparagine synthase-related protein — its product is MSVIWGLYQKKGNGIEKEKYAKMIAPLTSIQFDRLDAFNCKDVYFGCGHQYITPESVYEILPRSEEKTGLCITADAIIDNRRELFETLAVDKELQEIITDSELILLAYRKWGQDCPKYLVGDFAFVIKDDHKNEIFCARDHVGKRTLYYDDSENVFAFSTLMKPLLARQDHMALNERWIADFLAIETTIHETECGETVYQGINQLPPAFWMRVGNGGTVKKQYWDPLREVKPLILKTDEEYEEAFRKVFDEAVACRLRSTGEVGIKMSGGIDSGSIGCIAAAQLAKKNKKLYSFSSIPMEGFKEQPKKNHIVDESENIQAIIDFAGNIEGELLRSEGKHALTDADKVVDMLEQPYKIFRNMYWQLHVTERAAQKGCKVLLSGSYGNFTISYGDFNTNTKTLFKKGKLITLYKEISVLSKSAGVSARTIAKGVFTYIVPYQLKDFLRLLRLREWDRFSLTVVNPQLIKKWNVESRFKLLGLNPRTYRTDDYEAFKKQRVNWIFFSHVGAVEVKQAVYSGVILRDPSRDKRLIEFCLSLPAEQFVRNGEDRFLIRRAMKGRMPDKILFGHAIGVQCADWLQRIKPYWEKIFTELDHIVKDQTINNYIDIEKVNRELILARENEAHINGDSVNKLLTTIVFSRFISWYTKYSPNN
- a CDS encoding VanZ family protein, giving the protein MILIVVLFSLLISLVVVSWELSAENGEQSNQVSQQIAEKVENCLGKHFPIDPSDTFWRVTFNLVLRKAAHFVEYFAIGTVMCAMLNVISRKVFPAASISVLLCLMMALTDEYHQMFTMRKPRLFDVYIDATGALAGVLIVSIFFGVFNYISHLKNRIKEYEEKEI
- a CDS encoding CpsD/CapB family tyrosine-protein kinase — its product is MQLKTFNVYDNENKAVQDAYDMLTAKIHINNSLKKQKSFVLISCRPEEGKTSLAISLSISMAHSGWKVLLVDADMRKPPAAKRLNQEFQLGLSDYLTGKIEFSEALSETNITNLTYLSCGLEQSNPVELLCSSRFQELIEQAQSDYDFVLFDTPALESVVDGAIVASKVDASLMVVEMGSTKMKSVTRAKEQLESINAVILGVVLNKVKKHDYKRYYGSYNYFLNTKRSFIKRRKKKYVPLDSGTTEHVLKA